gtttaggttttatgcaagcgagtttagccaagcgagtacaggcaagcgagtcaagctaagcgagtttaggttttatgcaagcgagttcaggtttcatgcaagcgagttcaggtattaggcaaacgagtttaggcaagcgagtttaggcaagcgagtttaggcaagcgagttcaggtattaggcaagcgagtttaggcaagcaagttcaggtattaggcaagggagtttaggcaagcaagttcaggtattaggcaagcgacgcgagtttagccaagcaagttcaggttttatgcaagcgagtttaggttttatgcaagcgagtttagacaagcgagtttaggcaagcaagtttaggtaagagagtcaagttactttaggcctcactttatttgcggttaaattgcggcatttggtttagaaagaaggttaagatccaggctcaggtttgcttccagcctcgtccctctagccgctccctataaagagggttcccagctaccgtgttaaaatacaacagctgggattacagatatggagttcagaaataaatgacaaagattgattcaaacattcttcccccaaaatgtggtgcaacataaaatggagaaaataattactttctctccattgaaacccagtcatatcttacgatctcacgaggtcccgccgcaaggggcggacttacaagctctatagagtgtgcactgtgtgttgatgttgggtgtggattaatgtgctggtgtagccatccagggatcctcagggtttatgggagtaggacacactggtgtagccatccagggatcctcagggtttaggggagtaggacacactggtgtagttcagtactgtgaagtaaattgatgcaaaaagtagaatcagtgtcaagggcaatcaaatgtctataaatgcaggaacagccccatctggtctcaatcagcatttgatttcatagacttaaattagcgataaaacaagcatttatttaccgcaatagtcctagtgctggagaaccaggtttcaaaaatattcaatacgagcctccaggtgcattggagttactgcatttaattaactttaatttaattaagagcacactagtcagtggagatgttcacagaaaagacttgtcttcagacctttataaagatcaggagggattatataattgccgtttgacgcgttaggtctgttcaaggaggaagtaaatatttaccagcgttgggtctctgcaccatgacacccagctgccgcacatctggtctccctttaagtcacctgaaggagaggtcaacttaattgaacctaaggggaatgggtcacaagaaaaggtaaggataaatcaaagctaaacatagaaaggatgaaaacaagcattgtccaacatggggttcggcgatattttgatgtaaaaacatttaggtgtacgatccaaccatcaaaaacaggctcttcttatcatgtttccaatgtaccccgagttgctacgccctcatcagccaccaggtggcagacttgattttgtcagtagaaggagcaaaatagccatccagcttgattacagcagtagaggagcgagtcaaaagaatgcgtttgagcaccttcagccattggctcttgttcaaggacatcccgctgatttgctgaagtcagatcttattctctagaaagtttgttacagaagaagcccctagtatcaaagcaacatacccgccaaacaaaactaaccttgttgaataaatgaaaatgtcctCAATATGGTGAATCCAGtatcttaccggttccacatGGAGTCTCTAGTCGGCTGCGCTGCAGGCCTTAGGTCTgtcctctgctccgggacgaggtcttgagtataaagaaccagtcagtcatcaagctgcttggtctcttcaaagaggtggaggtttgaccgcctgcaccatgaggacgctgtggatacggtatgggaccatttatcagcggatctgaactgcagaactttaatcacatcagctgtagatttatgtaccttctccggaaagatgagtggtcgtcagcccctgagcagtgatcttcatccccagtgactccttcaatcctgctggagcaaacactcagttaccatttggagatgacccagctacccgagtgtactcactactaagtgatacaacccggttcagtgtttcccccagacaatgtcttagtcaaggtggggggggggggggggggggggtcttcggtgagggtttcagttcgcaataatacatacaaccgccttttcaattgcattcaaaatgctttatggcacgactattgttttgaacagtatacagtattaccgacaaattatttatctatattttttgtacttgaggaaagtatgttttctttccctacgagttttgcactttgttattgcataattattttttatatatcatTTTTCTACAtcggtagtcaaggcggggccctactgttaagacggccttaaccctacagtgctgggggaaacactgcagttactggagttaaacattagagtttagtccccacatggcgataccaccagttcatggctgcgctctgtgattttctcgttgatcagattgacctgagacagagcttaccttccatggatgaggagctggttggtctaatcacgacccgccttcggacctccaccgccggaccccccagccgtcctccaccgcccggaccgtctcctccaggacctccaccgggccaaccgcctggacctccaccgggccgaccgcctggacctccaccgccgggaccgtctcctccaggacctccaccgggccaaccgcctggacctccaccgggccgaccgcctggacctccaccgggccgaccgcctggacctccaccgggccgaccgcctggacctccgcaacgtcgcctcatttcttctgaaatgtgacacacgttctatttgcaccccggacattcctccccgttcatgatgcactggagaagagtttagctttactggatgaggagccgccgccgccgggccctccaggacgctgccgccgccgccgcctccgggccctccaggacgccgccgccgccgccgggccctccaggacgaccgccgccgggccctccaggctgaccgccgccaggtggacgccaccgccgggacctccaggttggtcccaaccaccgcctccaggccctccaggttggtcccaaccaccgcctccaggccctccaggttggacccaaccgccgcctccaggccctccgactccaggacctccaggttggcctccacctccaggcccgccgttgcctccaggacctcggccgtctccaggccttccaggttggccgcctccaggcccttctgaaatgtgagacacaagttccagttgcacactggaacatttctcccctttcatcatggatgcactgaagatgagtttaactgtactggatgaggagccgccacctggccctccatgccgccccttccaggttggacgcctccaggacctccaggccaccgccgcctccaggctggcctctgcctccaggctggcctctgcctccaggacctccgcctcagtccttctgaaaggcgaatgacacgttccatttgcacactgcacatttctccccgtacatgatgcagataatcaactcctcctctgctttagctcccacagatctcactgatgccctactgtgcagtcttgagtgaggtattatttaacccaacagccagccacacacacctagcttacatcctggagctggtcctagtggctgagaatgcatctgacatttttcagaacacctcagagttgctgtggctgcatgtcaaagatttaattctaaacaattcaccaagcctagaaaaaatgtgcagctgtgcagttccgtgtctcaccgttctgcatccgttgggctacacggctcccggccttccctccatctgcagcgagcgcctccagacgaccgccatggacctcacggcgagcacctccagacgaccgccacggacctccagacgagcacctccagacgaccgcctccatcacctctactgaaacaagacaaaatccatttaaacactggagatttttttctcctcgctcactcagatgtcaatagcttatcttctcccattctgtgcgttcttgagaagtatcatttcctataaactcccaaacccagccacacatctaatcttcataaggacactagtcctagtggctgagaacgcttggctaacaagccaatcataaccaatgactgaattccagttttattctgaaccgtttgaccacgccaaggaggagtttataggatgtgcagttccacggctcacccgtctgttcctgtaggactgaacggctcctggccaacatccacctgcagctcccagctccagacccgctctgttgaagcctctgggtgtacaatccgctcctgaacaaaaacaactgttcataaatcattttgtactctgcaatccttggaaatattatgaagcatgagcttgaatagaaaatgttcaaatcctgtataatgattaattgttgtacaaatgtgtatagttctattgattacttttttacttctataaaacatttaatgaatagtgggaaactacacaagaaaagtaaatgaatgcggttttaacgcggttatattagtaaagcaagtcttacccaaaaagtcaataaatggtgaccacattttatcattattattattaactatttagtgcttcactaaattcctatagcaagtggaaactttactctccttcattggtgatgttcatgttcctcgatatcttccaatggactcgttatgaaatccttctggatcctctgcgttgaagtgagttgttcaatttccaaggggcgtgtctaaagggcgcgatctaaaatgggtcgatgctatgctattggataggcctcgactaatcatagcattggaacgtgtgatgcagaaatacatattcctcaaaatctttgagtagtagtcgttcgttcttttagtgagcatatacagtctttagttcactaacttccatctttgttgttgaaacacctctacatgttgcgtatatccaacctcacattagatagcctttaagggttgctattggtcggtctatttcgtaccgggcagaaaacgttatataacggaggggcgcctgaccgcatatttgaagagcaaattatatacgaggtccgtctagttccgattggtgaaatacgcaaaacgaatattgaaatgttaattttggcatttaatttgcatctacattttgccagtgaaggagtttaggtttgccaatccgaggtctaacagacagtaaacatgttcattaaaatacaaatgcaaagtccacagaacatacgcgaatagaaaccacattgcaccaccagcggtcaacagcagcagcagca
This genomic window from Gadus macrocephalus chromosome 15, ASM3116895v1 contains:
- the LOC132473327 gene encoding uncharacterized protein LOC132473327, which translates into the protein MIYEQLFLFRSGLYTQRLQQSGSGAGSCRWMLARSRSVLQEQTVEVMEAVVWRCSSGGPWRSSGGARREVHGGRLEALAADGGKAGSRVAQRMQNEGLRRRSWRQRPAWRQRPAWRRRWPGGPGGVQPGRGGMEGQVAAPHPKGLEAANLEGLETAEVLEATAGLEVEANLEVLESEGLEAAVGSNLEGLEAVVGTNLEGLEAVVGTNLEVPAVASTWRRSAWRARRRSSWRARRRRRRPGGPGGGGGGSVLEGPAAAAPHPKK